Proteins encoded in a region of the Bubalus bubalis isolate 160015118507 breed Murrah chromosome 9, NDDB_SH_1, whole genome shotgun sequence genome:
- the LOC102405277 gene encoding olfactory receptor 1361-like → MAEIGANLTLVSEFLLLGLSEDPKQQQLLFILFLSMYLVMQLGNLSIILAIATDVRLHTPMYFFLANLAFVDICFTSTTIPKMLANHVAGHKGIPYAGCLAQMFFFIWFAGIDSFLLSAMAYDRYEAICHPLHYALSVTPQLCSLLVAASWTAAFGNALTHTVLLTRLSFCTHNQIPHFFCDLSPLLKLACSDTFLNNAMVYTVGALPIITPFVGILVSYTCIFAAVLRIPSTRGKRKAFSTCGSHLSVVSLFYGTIIGVYFSPMSSHTAQKDTAAAVMYTVVTPMLNPFIYSLRNSDMKGALGALISRRPVFIQ, encoded by the coding sequence ATGGCTGAAATTGGGGCAAATCTCACCCTGGTCTCTGAGTTCCTGCTCCTGGGCCTCTCGGAGGACCCCAAGCAACAGCAGCTGCTGTTCATACTCTTCCTGAGCATGTACCTCGTCATGCAGCTGGGTAACCTGTCCATTATCCTGGCCATCGCCACTGACGTCCGGCTCCACactcccatgtacttcttcctggccAACCTGGCCTTCGTGGACATTTgcttcacctccaccaccatccccaaGATGCTGGCCAACCACGTGGCAGGACACAAAGGGATTCCTTATGCTGGCTGCCTGGCCCAGATGTTCTTCTTCATCTGGTTCGCCGGCATCGACAGCTTCCTGCTGAGcgccatggcctatgaccgctatgagGCCATCTGCCACCCTCTACACTATGCCCTGTCTGTGACACCACAGCTCTGTAGCCTCCTGGTGGCAGCgtcctggactgcagccttcgGGAATGCCCTGACCCACACAGTATTACTGACCCGTCTCTCATTCTGCACCCACAACCAGATCCCCCATTTCTTCTGTGACCTGAGCCCTCTGCTGAAGCTCGCCTGCTCTGACACCTTTCTCAACAATGCAATGGTATACACTGTGGGCGCCCTGCCTATCATCACCCCCTTTGTGGGCATCTTGGTCTCCTACACGTGCATCTTTGCTGCAGTGTTGAGGATACCGTCCACGAGAGGCAAGCGGAAGGCTTTCTCTACCTGTGGCTCTCATCTCTCTGTGGTGTCCCTGTTCTACGGCACCATCATTGGGGTTTATTTCAGCCCCATGTCCTCCCACACAGCCCAGAAGGACACGGCCGCTGCAgtgatgtacactgtggtcactcccatgctgaaccccttcatctacagcCTACGCAACAGCGACATGAAGGGCGCCTTGGGGGCCCTCATCAGCAGGAGGCCAGTTTTTATTCAGTGA